A genomic window from Slackia heliotrinireducens DSM 20476 includes:
- a CDS encoding PP2C family protein-serine/threonine phosphatase, producing MDSEKRLKLTYAVATERGRRQENEDCATVGISPTSGRTEMLAVSDGIGGGLAGAELSRHALAGAKRAFESGLAIEDVVAAAEESVATCRASLDDWSVMAGPCDPFNLARIDGAGATLVAMVLSDSGASLAWLGDSVAYILRDGRVSLLTPPHRAAGTERLTRALGFGQHPELASIEVRAGDTLLLCTDGVWSSLSCEETAMVLANNPLQAAATELVVRGAESSGDNATVILAKVAEIGRLD from the coding sequence ATGGACTCCGAGAAAAGACTGAAGCTTACCTATGCGGTTGCAACAGAGCGAGGTCGCCGGCAGGAAAACGAGGACTGCGCGACGGTCGGCATCAGCCCGACTTCCGGGCGCACGGAAATGCTCGCCGTATCCGACGGCATCGGCGGCGGCTTAGCGGGCGCCGAACTGAGCCGGCATGCCCTGGCCGGAGCGAAACGGGCCTTCGAGTCGGGCCTGGCGATCGAGGACGTGGTGGCGGCGGCAGAGGAGTCGGTAGCGACGTGCAGAGCCTCCCTCGACGACTGGTCGGTTATGGCGGGGCCATGCGACCCGTTCAACCTTGCGAGAATCGACGGCGCCGGCGCGACGTTGGTTGCGATGGTGCTGTCCGACAGCGGCGCGAGCCTGGCATGGCTGGGCGACAGCGTCGCCTACATCCTCCGCGATGGACGCGTTTCCCTTCTCACGCCACCGCACCGGGCTGCTGGGACTGAGCGCCTCACCAGGGCGCTCGGCTTCGGGCAGCACCCTGAGCTGGCAAGCATAGAAGTCAGAGCGGGTGACACCCTGCTGCTTTGCACTGACGGCGTATGGTCCTCGCTCAGCTGCGAGGAGACCGCGATGGTGCTGGCCAACAACCCCCTCCAGGCTGCCGCGACCGAGCTCGTGGTGCGAGGCGCAGAGAGCAGCGGCGATAACGCCACCGTGATTTTGGCAAAAGTGGCCGAGATAGGGCGCCTGGACTGA